The following proteins come from a genomic window of Candidatus Bostrichicola ureolyticus:
- a CDS encoding inorganic diphosphatase yields MIFDVLIEIPKGSRNKYEFCPEKGMIRLDRVLHSTMIYPVDYGYIINTIANDNDPLDALVLLTNPTIPGCLITTKPIGIFYMIDNEKKDDKILCVPINDPNFNKLNDINDVNYHTKIEIEFFFKNYKTLEGKKIEIKGWGDAYEAIKVYNYCLKNK; encoded by the coding sequence ATGATTTTTGATGTATTAATTGAAATTCCTAAAGGAAGCCGTAATAAATATGAATTTTGTCCAGAAAAAGGTATGATACGTTTAGATAGAGTATTACATTCTACAATGATTTATCCTGTAGATTATGGATATATTATAAATACTATTGCTAATGATAATGATCCTTTAGATGCTTTAGTGCTTTTAACAAATCCTACAATACCAGGTTGTTTAATAACAACAAAGCCTATAGGAATATTTTATATGATAGATAATGAAAAAAAAGATGATAAAATATTATGTGTTCCTATAAATGATCCTAATTTTAATAAATTAAATGATATTAATGATGTTAATTATCATACTAAAATAGAAATTGAATTTTTTTTTAAAAATTATAAAACTCTTGAAGGTAAAAAAATTGAAATTAAAGGTTGGGGAGATGCATATGAGGCAATAAAAGTTTATAATTATTGTTTAAAAAACAAATAA
- the atpB gene encoding F0F1 ATP synthase subunit A yields MFLKKIKLFLILICLTHNILTNKTDKFKKDKFDTSKEIVKHISDSHELHICKLTIPLPIILWDNGFKIFLSNKFDNKKLVNKSGIYYILYNNKIYKSNNGLLYFDHYGNPKNKRPIDLSITKNVITIIIISIIILYIFFRMANSYNNYIMYWTVGKYLEPIIIFIRNTIAIPNIGKKKYKDFMPFLLTLFFFILINNLMGILPAIPNITGNISITLGLSFFTFFIIMINSNKYYWKNIFLMPNIPFLIKIILIPIELIEIFIRPLTLSIRLFANIIAGHILIFSLISLIFIFKKIWIAIFSIPFALFISILEVLVAFLQSFIFTNLSALFIGMIFKKNH; encoded by the coding sequence ATGTTTTTAAAAAAAATAAAATTATTTTTAATTTTAATTTGTTTAACGCATAATATTTTAACAAATAAAACAGATAAATTTAAAAAAGATAAATTTGATACTTCAAAAGAAATTGTTAAACATATTAGTGATTCTCATGAATTACATATTTGTAAATTAACTATTCCATTGCCGATTATATTATGGGATAATGGATTTAAAATATTTTTATCTAATAAATTTGATAATAAAAAATTAGTAAATAAATCAGGAATTTATTATATATTATATAATAATAAAATATATAAATCTAATAATGGACTATTATATTTTGATCATTATGGAAATCCTAAAAATAAAAGGCCTATAGATTTATCTATTACAAAAAATGTAATAACAATTATTATTATTTCAATAATTATATTATATATTTTTTTTAGGATGGCTAATTCTTATAATAATTATATTATGTATTGGACAGTTGGAAAATATTTAGAACCTATAATTATATTTATAAGAAATACTATAGCTATTCCTAATATAGGAAAAAAAAAATATAAAGATTTTATGCCATTTTTATTAACATTATTTTTTTTCATATTAATAAATAATTTAATGGGAATATTACCAGCAATACCTAATATAACTGGAAATATTAGTATAACTTTAGGTTTAAGTTTTTTTACATTTTTTATTATTATGATTAATTCTAATAAATATTATTGGAAAAATATTTTTTTAATGCCTAACATTCCATTTTTAATTAAAATTATATTAATACCTATAGAATTAATAGAAATTTTTATTCGTCCTTTAACTCTTAGTATTCGTTTATTTGCTAATATTATTGCTGGACATATTTTAATATTTAGTTTGATTTCTTTAATTTTTATTTTTAAAAAAATTTGGATAGCTATATTTTCAATACCTTTTGCTTTATTTATTTCTATTTTAGAGGTATTAGTAGCTTTTTTACAATCATTTATATTTACTAATTTATCAGCTTTATTTATAGGTATGATATTTAAAAAAAATCATTAA
- a CDS encoding ATP synthase F0 subunit C, whose product MNNLLYIGLVVMGAGLSVLAASLGISKIGISALEAISRQPESADKIQNAMIIVSALIEGAALFGIVTALLAVLK is encoded by the coding sequence ATGAATAATTTATTATACATAGGATTAGTTGTCATGGGAGCCGGATTATCAGTACTTGCTGCTAGTTTAGGTATTAGTAAAATTGGTATTTCAGCTTTGGAGGCTATATCTAGACAGCCTGAATCTGCTGACAAAATTCAAAATGCTATGATTATTGTTTCTGCTCTTATAGAAGGAGCTGCTCTTTTTGGTATAGTGACAGCACTATTAGCAGTATTAAAGTAA